In one Anaerohalosphaeraceae bacterium genomic region, the following are encoded:
- the proB gene encoding glutamate 5-kinase — translation GGIDTSYVRSVARQIAQLHRRERQVLLVTSGAIGMGAGALKLKGPITELPLRQACAAVGQPLLMHEYHKAFQEEGLSVSQVLLTAEVLSKRKSYLNLRNAIETLLNLGVVPILNENDSVSTDEIGTAFGDNDRLSALVASKIDADLLILLTDIDALYDKNPREFPDAKPIRLVEEITEEIRRAAGKKGSAYSTGGMKTKIEAVRIAFTAGCRVILAHGREKDILCRILEGEEIGTLFLPKSAKLPNRKRWILHSRPEGTIYVDAGAMAALRQNKSLLPKGITGIEGTFSAGAVVMINQQAKAVTSLNSAELRQVAGKHSSQIRQILGPNHRDVAVVPEDIVFLDEPNNPSA, via the coding sequence ACGGCGGCATCGACACCTCCTATGTCCGAAGCGTCGCCCGCCAGATTGCTCAGCTGCACCGCCGGGAACGCCAGGTCCTGCTGGTCACCAGCGGGGCCATCGGAATGGGGGCCGGCGCACTGAAACTCAAGGGCCCCATCACGGAACTGCCGCTTCGCCAGGCCTGTGCGGCGGTCGGCCAGCCCCTGCTGATGCACGAATACCACAAGGCCTTTCAGGAAGAAGGACTGAGTGTCTCTCAGGTCCTGCTGACGGCTGAGGTCCTCAGCAAACGCAAAAGCTATCTGAATCTCCGCAACGCCATCGAAACCCTTCTGAATTTAGGTGTCGTGCCGATTCTGAATGAAAATGACAGTGTCTCCACCGACGAAATCGGCACGGCCTTCGGCGATAACGACCGTCTCAGCGCTCTGGTCGCCAGCAAGATTGACGCCGACCTGCTGATTCTGCTGACGGACATCGACGCTCTTTATGACAAAAATCCCAGAGAGTTTCCGGACGCCAAACCCATCCGGCTCGTGGAGGAAATCACCGAAGAAATTCGACGGGCCGCCGGCAAAAAGGGTTCGGCCTATTCGACCGGCGGAATGAAAACCAAAATCGAAGCCGTCCGCATCGCCTTTACAGCGGGCTGCCGTGTGATTCTGGCCCACGGACGTGAAAAGGACATCCTCTGCCGGATTCTCGAAGGTGAAGAAATCGGCACCCTGTTTCTGCCCAAATCCGCCAAACTGCCCAACCGAAAGCGCTGGATACTCCACAGCCGGCCGGAAGGGACTATCTACGTCGATGCCGGCGCAATGGCCGCTCTTCGGCAGAACAAAAGTCTCCTCCCCAAAGGCATTACCGGCATCGAAGGCACCTTCAGCGCCGGAGCCGTGGTGATGATTAATCAGCAGGCCAAGGCCGTCACCAGTCTCAACTCCGCCGAACTTCGCCAGGTCGCCGGCAAACACTCCAGCCAAATCCGCCAAATTCTCGGCCCCAATCACCGAGATGTTGCCGTCGTGCCGGAGGACATCGTCTTCCTCGATGAGCCGAACAATCCTTCCGCCTGA
- a CDS encoding HAD-IA family hydrolase translates to MTNGDGLPYGVIFDMDGVLVDSEEFLAKAACQMFAEHGLTVRPEDFVPFIGTGETRYLGGVAEKYGLAIDLNRAKERTYDIYLQIIRGALRPLPGVHSFIERCRTLNKKIAVASSADRRKVEGNLREIGLGFDSFDAVVTGEDAARKKPAPDLFLTAAARLKLPPQSCLVIEDAVSGLQAAKAAQMRCLALITSFPKEALAEADFIAPDLSKVTEDVLHWKEN, encoded by the coding sequence ATGACAAACGGCGACGGTCTTCCTTATGGGGTTATTTTTGATATGGACGGCGTGCTGGTGGACTCCGAGGAGTTTTTGGCAAAAGCCGCCTGTCAGATGTTTGCCGAACATGGCCTGACGGTCAGGCCGGAGGATTTTGTGCCGTTTATCGGCACAGGCGAAACACGCTATCTGGGCGGGGTGGCGGAAAAATACGGTCTTGCCATCGATTTGAACCGGGCTAAGGAACGCACTTATGACATTTATCTTCAGATTATCCGCGGGGCACTGAGGCCTTTGCCCGGTGTGCATTCGTTTATCGAGCGATGCCGAACCCTGAACAAAAAGATTGCGGTGGCCTCCAGCGCAGACCGCCGAAAAGTCGAAGGCAATCTTCGGGAGATTGGTTTGGGCTTTGACTCTTTTGATGCGGTTGTGACGGGAGAAGATGCAGCCCGCAAGAAGCCGGCGCCGGATTTGTTCCTGACCGCGGCGGCTCGGCTGAAGCTGCCTCCGCAGAGCTGTCTGGTGATTGAAGATGCCGTCAGCGGCCTTCAGGCCGCCAAGGCGGCCCAAATGCGCTGTCTGGCTTTAATCACTTCGTTTCCAAAAGAAGCGCTGGCGGAAGCGGATTTCATCGCGCCAGATTTGTCAAAGGTGACAGAGGACGTCCTGCACTGGAAGGAAAATTGA
- the rpmA gene encoding 50S ribosomal protein L27, which produces MAHKKGQGSTRNGRDSNPKFLGVKRFGGQTISAGGIIVRQRGTQFFPGFNVGMGRDHTLFAKCDGVVQFRGRKVDVVAN; this is translated from the coding sequence ATGGCACATAAAAAGGGACAAGGTTCAACAAGAAACGGTCGAGACAGCAACCCGAAGTTTTTGGGCGTTAAGCGTTTCGGCGGGCAGACCATTTCGGCCGGCGGAATTATTGTCCGTCAGCGGGGCACTCAGTTCTTCCCGGGCTTTAATGTCGGGATGGGACGGGATCATACCCTGTTTGCCAAGTGCGACGGTGTGGTGCAGTTCCGCGGACGCAAGGTGGACGTGGTGGCCAATTAA
- a CDS encoding radical SAM protein, producing the protein MKPKILLVNPPIYDFAAYDFWLKPYGLLRTAGKLKSFSKLYLFDFLYRRSPEFSPSLKEDAWGRGKFPHQRIEKPAALRDIPRFYNRFGRNQESFCQFLDRYGSFHFALIQTSLTYWYPGVQEIIQTLRRIQPQTKIVLGGFYATCCRDHAHSLGADCVISDTHLGPLWELLGFEPSAEYSPPYWEGYPELDKGIITLTEGCPFQCSYCYQPLTGRPFRPRPLEECIADYEHLARLGVRNIAFYDDALLVNPQQTLLPFLDYVIRYPYGIAFHTPNALHARLLSPLPAEKMAQAGFQTFYLGFESASRAFQEATGQKVLSGDLAEAVEALKTAGIRSEQITAYILLGHPKGDLQQVEESMHFAHSLGIRIMLADFSPIPGTPDGELCRQWTDLDEPLNHNKTAFPIRLLGREKTNFFKELCRRLNRRLSDGSAPGPDGGI; encoded by the coding sequence ATGAAGCCGAAAATCCTGCTGGTCAACCCGCCGATTTATGACTTTGCCGCCTATGATTTCTGGCTGAAACCGTACGGCCTTCTCCGAACCGCAGGAAAACTTAAGTCCTTTTCAAAACTATACTTGTTTGACTTTCTATACCGCAGGAGTCCCGAATTTTCCCCCTCCCTGAAAGAAGACGCATGGGGACGGGGCAAATTTCCGCATCAGCGAATCGAAAAGCCCGCCGCCCTCCGGGATATTCCCCGCTTCTACAATCGCTTCGGGAGAAATCAGGAATCCTTTTGTCAATTTCTCGACCGTTACGGTTCTTTTCATTTCGCCCTGATTCAAACCTCTCTGACCTATTGGTACCCCGGAGTCCAGGAAATCATCCAAACCCTCCGCCGAATCCAGCCGCAAACCAAAATCGTTCTGGGCGGGTTCTACGCTACCTGCTGCCGAGACCATGCCCATTCCCTCGGAGCCGACTGCGTCATCTCCGATACCCATTTAGGGCCTCTCTGGGAACTGCTGGGCTTTGAACCCTCCGCCGAGTACAGCCCGCCTTACTGGGAAGGATATCCGGAGCTGGACAAGGGAATAATAACCCTCACAGAGGGCTGTCCGTTTCAGTGCAGTTACTGCTATCAGCCGCTGACCGGCAGGCCGTTCCGCCCCCGCCCGCTGGAGGAGTGCATCGCCGATTACGAGCATCTGGCCCGTTTGGGCGTTCGCAACATTGCCTTCTATGACGACGCACTGCTGGTCAATCCCCAGCAAACCCTTCTTCCGTTTCTGGACTACGTCATTCGCTATCCTTACGGAATCGCCTTTCACACCCCCAACGCCCTCCACGCCCGCCTGCTTTCCCCCCTGCCGGCGGAGAAAATGGCCCAGGCGGGCTTTCAGACCTTCTATCTCGGCTTTGAAAGTGCCAGCCGGGCCTTTCAGGAGGCCACCGGTCAAAAAGTGCTTTCCGGCGACCTGGCGGAGGCCGTGGAGGCCCTCAAAACCGCCGGCATCCGCTCCGAGCAAATCACTGCGTATATCCTCTTGGGGCACCCCAAAGGCGACCTCCAGCAGGTCGAAGAATCCATGCATTTTGCCCATTCACTGGGCATTCGGATTATGCTGGCCGACTTTTCCCCCATCCCGGGAACGCCGGACGGCGAACTGTGCCGGCAGTGGACCGACCTCGACGAGCCGCTCAACCACAACAAAACCGCCTTTCCGATCCGCCTGCTCGGGCGGGAAAAAACCAACTTTTTCAAGGAGCTTTGCCGCCGGCTCAACCGCCGCCTTTCCGACGGTTCCGCCCCCGGCCCCGACGGCGGAATTTAG
- the argB gene encoding acetylglutamate kinase, which yields MEQAIGKANALIEAMEYIRRFRDKIVVVKLGGSILDDMELQYKLLVDVVFMATVGMRPILVHGGGKAITQAMNEAGLEPQWVQGRRYTDERTLAIAEHVLVHKINTPICNTIRSLGCRAMGLHSLSSCVVFAEPLRLENGDGRKIDLGLVGKVCDVNAELLTMLCQAGVIPVIAPVAMTRTGGKLNVNADSVAGKIAAAVKAEKLVVLSDTHGIRTNKDDPESYISTLTEGEIAKMIADGIITSGMMPKVEACLTAIDGGTKKAHIINGRFEHSLLLEIYTDKGIGTQIVK from the coding sequence ATGGAACAGGCCATCGGAAAAGCCAATGCGCTCATCGAAGCCATGGAGTACATTCGCCGCTTCCGAGACAAAATCGTCGTCGTCAAACTGGGCGGCAGCATCTTGGATGATATGGAACTCCAGTACAAACTGCTGGTGGATGTGGTTTTTATGGCTACCGTCGGAATGCGTCCCATTCTTGTCCACGGCGGCGGAAAGGCCATCACCCAGGCGATGAATGAAGCCGGACTGGAGCCCCAATGGGTGCAGGGACGCCGCTATACCGACGAGCGGACATTGGCGATTGCCGAGCATGTGCTGGTCCATAAAATCAACACCCCCATCTGCAACACCATCCGTTCTCTGGGCTGTCGGGCGATGGGGCTTCATTCCCTCAGCAGCTGCGTGGTTTTTGCCGAACCCCTTCGCCTCGAAAACGGCGACGGGCGCAAAATCGACCTCGGCCTGGTCGGCAAGGTCTGCGATGTCAATGCCGAACTGCTCACCATGCTCTGCCAGGCGGGCGTCATTCCCGTCATTGCACCGGTGGCTATGACCCGCACCGGCGGCAAACTCAACGTCAACGCCGACAGCGTCGCCGGCAAAATCGCCGCCGCCGTCAAGGCCGAAAAACTCGTCGTGCTCAGCGACACACACGGAATCCGAACCAACAAAGACGACCCGGAAAGCTACATCTCCACGCTGACCGAGGGCGAAATCGCCAAGATGATTGCCGACGGCATCATCACCTCCGGAATGATGCCCAAAGTCGAGGCCTGCCTGACCGCCATCGACGGCGGCACCAAAAAGGCCCACATTATCAACGGCAGATTTGAACATTCGCTGCTGCTGGAGATTTACACGGACAAAGGCATCGGGACACAGATTGTCAAATAA
- a CDS encoding aspartate aminotransferase family protein produces MNTQEVIELYNQYVIGNYGRLPKVIVQGKGNIMVDLEGNQILDLFPGWAVSGIGHCHPRVVEAVQKQAAQLLHMDNTFYTLPQGQLAKLLSERSFGGKCFFCNSGAEANEAALKLARKYTAKGKYKIITAEKSFHGRTFGAVTATAQPKYHDGFMPLVPGFEYVPFNDIQALTEAFDEEVAAVMIEPIQGEGGINPATAEYMHTIRNLCDEAGAVMILDEVQTGMGRTGKWFAYQHFDVVPDIITLAKALGGGVAIGAMIAKPEIAAALVPGTHASTFGGNPLACAAGIAVIEAVEAEHLLENAQRMGDYARSKLNELKAKYPIIEGIRGIGLMIGIQLNSPGAGIVSRCLEKGLRINCTQDTVLRFMPSMTITAEELDRAIAILDEVLAEEAKK; encoded by the coding sequence ATGAATACCCAGGAAGTCATTGAATTATACAATCAATACGTCATCGGCAATTACGGCCGGCTGCCCAAGGTCATCGTTCAGGGCAAGGGCAATATCATGGTCGACCTGGAGGGCAATCAGATTCTCGACCTGTTCCCCGGCTGGGCCGTCAGCGGCATCGGCCACTGCCATCCGCGCGTCGTCGAAGCCGTCCAGAAACAGGCCGCCCAGCTGCTGCACATGGACAATACCTTCTACACCCTTCCGCAGGGACAGCTGGCCAAACTGCTCTCGGAGCGGTCATTCGGCGGAAAATGCTTCTTCTGCAACAGCGGCGCTGAAGCCAACGAAGCCGCCCTCAAGTTGGCCCGAAAATACACCGCCAAGGGCAAGTACAAGATCATCACAGCGGAAAAAAGCTTCCACGGGCGAACGTTCGGAGCCGTAACGGCCACCGCCCAGCCGAAATATCACGACGGATTTATGCCCCTCGTGCCCGGGTTTGAGTACGTGCCCTTCAACGACATCCAGGCCCTCACGGAGGCCTTCGATGAGGAAGTGGCGGCCGTGATGATTGAACCCATTCAGGGCGAGGGCGGCATCAATCCGGCCACAGCAGAATACATGCATACCATCCGAAACCTCTGCGACGAAGCCGGCGCCGTGATGATTCTCGACGAGGTCCAGACCGGCATGGGCCGCACCGGCAAATGGTTTGCCTATCAGCATTTCGATGTCGTACCGGACATCATTACCCTGGCCAAGGCCCTCGGCGGCGGTGTTGCCATCGGAGCGATGATTGCCAAACCAGAAATCGCTGCCGCCCTCGTGCCCGGCACCCACGCCTCCACCTTCGGCGGCAACCCGCTGGCCTGCGCCGCCGGCATCGCCGTCATTGAGGCCGTCGAGGCCGAGCACCTGCTCGAAAATGCTCAGCGGATGGGCGATTATGCCCGCAGCAAACTCAACGAACTGAAAGCCAAGTACCCAATCATCGAAGGCATCCGCGGCATTGGTCTGATGATCGGCATCCAGCTGAACAGCCCCGGAGCCGGCATTGTCAGCCGCTGCCTCGAAAAAGGACTTCGAATCAACTGCACACAGGATACCGTCCTGCGGTTTATGCCCTCCATGACCATCACCGCCGAAGAACTGGACCGCGCTATTGCCATTCTGGACGAGGTTCTCGCTGAGGAGGCCAAAAAATGA
- the argF gene encoding ornithine carbamoyltransferase has protein sequence MTHFLSILDFSTQELQELLDLSIRLKKLYKSGGRDLCLSGKVLAMLFEKVSLRTRVSFQVAMSDLGGTAIYLKPEDIGIIGKREPAKDMARVFSRYVDGIMARTFSHETLLELARWSTVPVINALSDWSHPCQVMADMMTILEHFGRLEGLTLAYVGDGNNVARSLAEACARFGLRYQIAAPKGYMLDDQTLTEAEKARPGTVFTTNKPAEAVRNADIIYTDTWVSMGQEAEKEKRIADFQGFQVNAELLAKAPAHAKIMHCLPAYRGYEITDEVAESKNSIIFDQAENRLHFQRALLKKLLS, from the coding sequence ATGACGCATTTTCTGTCCATTCTGGATTTTTCTACGCAAGAGCTTCAGGAACTGCTCGATTTAAGCATTCGCCTGAAAAAACTCTACAAATCCGGCGGACGAGACCTGTGCCTTTCCGGCAAAGTCCTGGCGATGCTGTTCGAGAAGGTCAGCTTGCGGACGCGGGTCAGTTTTCAGGTGGCGATGTCGGACTTGGGCGGCACGGCCATTTACTTAAAACCCGAAGACATCGGCATCATCGGCAAGCGAGAGCCCGCCAAGGATATGGCCCGGGTCTTCTCCCGCTATGTGGACGGCATTATGGCCCGAACCTTCTCACACGAAACCCTGCTTGAACTGGCCCGCTGGTCCACCGTACCGGTTATCAATGCCCTCAGCGACTGGTCCCATCCCTGCCAGGTAATGGCGGATATGATGACCATCCTCGAGCATTTCGGACGGCTGGAGGGGCTGACGCTGGCCTACGTCGGCGACGGCAATAATGTGGCCCGCTCTCTGGCCGAGGCATGCGCCCGGTTCGGCCTGCGGTACCAAATTGCCGCCCCGAAGGGATACATGCTCGACGACCAAACCCTCACAGAAGCCGAAAAAGCCCGCCCGGGGACGGTATTTACAACAAACAAACCCGCCGAAGCCGTCCGAAATGCGGACATAATCTATACGGATACATGGGTCAGCATGGGACAGGAGGCCGAAAAAGAAAAGCGGATTGCCGACTTTCAGGGGTTTCAGGTCAACGCGGAACTATTGGCCAAGGCCCCGGCCCACGCGAAGATTATGCACTGCCTGCCGGCCTATCGCGGATATGAAATCACCGACGAGGTCGCCGAATCCAAAAACTCCATCATCTTCGACCAGGCCGAAAACCGCCTACACTTCCAGCGCGCCCTGCTCAAAAAACTCCTCAGCTGA
- a CDS encoding DNA methyltransferase, whose translation MSDVPSESVHLIITSPPYWQLKDYGSPDQIGFDHTYEEYINNLNLVWSECFRVLHKGCRLCINIGDQFARSVYYGRYKIIPIRTEIIKFCETIGLDYMGAVIWQKVTTCNTTGGASIMGSFPYPRNGILKLDYEFILIFKKPGNGPSVSPQIKKMSKLTTEEWNQYFAGHWNFPGERQNGHLAMFPEELPKRLIRMFSFVGDTVLDPFLGSGTTTLAAIRQQRNSIGYEINKDFRSLIEKKLGLEQHTIFADSTIEFRNAQISRKDWKKAIQKLPYIFKDAVQFDKKIDPRQISFGSKINRDTPSPKDFFRVKYVLAPNLLKLDNGLTIRLLGVAEKKETRQEAVAFLEEKTKGQKVFLKFDKIAYDEDNHLLCYLFLSNKTFLNAHLIKKGLAEADTSIPHRYSTKFLKESRPTIWQKSGS comes from the coding sequence ATGTCGGATGTACCATCCGAATCCGTACATCTGATTATCACGTCCCCGCCCTACTGGCAACTGAAAGACTATGGTTCGCCGGATCAAATCGGCTTCGACCATACTTACGAGGAATATATCAACAATCTGAATCTTGTATGGTCGGAATGTTTTCGAGTTCTTCATAAGGGCTGCCGGCTCTGCATCAACATTGGTGACCAATTCGCCCGCTCTGTCTATTACGGCCGATATAAAATCATCCCTATACGGACCGAAATCATCAAATTCTGCGAGACAATCGGACTGGATTATATGGGGGCCGTTATTTGGCAGAAAGTAACGACCTGCAACACGACCGGGGGCGCTTCCATCATGGGCTCCTTCCCCTATCCACGAAATGGTATCCTCAAACTGGATTATGAATTTATTCTGATCTTTAAAAAACCCGGAAATGGACCGTCTGTCAGTCCGCAGATAAAGAAAATGTCCAAACTTACAACCGAAGAATGGAATCAGTACTTTGCCGGACACTGGAATTTCCCCGGAGAACGGCAAAACGGTCATTTGGCGATGTTTCCGGAAGAACTCCCCAAACGTCTGATCCGTATGTTCAGTTTCGTCGGTGATACCGTTCTGGACCCCTTCCTGGGAAGCGGAACGACAACCCTCGCTGCCATCCGCCAGCAGCGCAATTCCATCGGCTATGAAATTAACAAAGATTTTCGCAGTTTGATTGAAAAAAAACTGGGTCTGGAACAACACACCATCTTTGCAGACAGTACCATTGAATTTCGAAATGCCCAAATAAGCCGAAAAGACTGGAAAAAAGCCATCCAAAAACTTCCGTATATTTTCAAGGACGCCGTCCAATTCGACAAAAAAATAGACCCGAGACAAATCTCCTTCGGCTCAAAAATCAACCGCGATACGCCGTCACCCAAGGACTTCTTTCGAGTCAAATACGTTCTCGCTCCAAATCTGCTTAAATTGGACAACGGCCTCACAATCCGTTTACTGGGAGTCGCAGAGAAAAAAGAAACCCGGCAGGAAGCTGTTGCTTTCTTAGAAGAAAAAACAAAAGGGCAAAAGGTCTTTCTTAAGTTTGACAAAATCGCCTATGATGAAGACAATCACCTCTTGTGCTACTTATTCCTTTCGAATAAAACGTTTCTGAACGCTCACCTCATTAAAAAAGGGTTGGCGGAAGCGGATACATCTATTCCCCATCGATACAGTACGAAATTCCTGAAAGAATCGAGGCCGACTATATGGCAAAAGAGTGGCTCTTAA
- a CDS encoding MjaI family restriction endonuclease, whose translation MRWGLTRKNKVGPVSELIRKCAPKTLREWETFYYKNAYSKEHLEALGRQLFIKISEVCRAEMDSISEQDCIDFIINLVINRTFDGYQSEIQTIYGQLRQALGIEIKPAPDEWDRGYNVDFYIEINKKYIGLQIKPAGHAYITQIINELKFQKKTHQKFTRKYGGKVFYIISLTDGKKKIIQNPEVIDEIREEIKRLGWTQ comes from the coding sequence ATGCGATGGGGATTGACCCGTAAAAACAAAGTCGGTCCAGTTTCTGAACTGATTCGAAAATGTGCCCCCAAAACTCTCCGTGAGTGGGAAACATTTTATTATAAAAACGCTTACTCAAAAGAGCACCTGGAGGCACTCGGACGTCAATTGTTCATAAAAATATCGGAGGTCTGCCGCGCGGAAATGGACAGTATTTCCGAGCAGGATTGTATTGATTTTATTATCAATCTTGTCATCAATCGTACCTTTGACGGGTATCAATCCGAAATTCAGACAATTTATGGACAGCTCCGGCAGGCACTCGGAATCGAAATTAAGCCGGCACCGGATGAATGGGACCGCGGATACAACGTTGATTTTTATATCGAAATAAACAAAAAGTACATCGGGCTTCAAATCAAACCTGCAGGCCATGCCTATATCACTCAAATCATCAATGAATTGAAATTTCAAAAGAAAACACATCAGAAGTTTACCCGAAAGTACGGCGGAAAAGTCTTTTATATCATCTCTCTGACAGATGGAAAGAAAAAGATAATCCAAAATCCCGAGGTGATAGACGAAATCAGAGAGGAAATCAAACGTCTTGGATGGACTCAATGA
- the rdgB gene encoding RdgB/HAM1 family non-canonical purine NTP pyrophosphatase translates to MDSMNLDKPAILVATTNPGKLAELTAMLGELAEQVLWKTLSDFPHLPAVPEDGDTFAANARKKALGYARGSGLLTLADDSGLVIDALGGKPGVHSARFAAEDYSIRGEQPDRKTIDRLNYEKVLRLLKGVPPRQRTARFVCRLCLADAEQVLLETEGTVEGFITEEPLGENGFGYDPIFWLPSLKKTAAQLPAEEKNRISHRARAVGNLKPLLENLLRTLRSG, encoded by the coding sequence ATGGACTCAATGAATCTTGACAAACCCGCCATTCTGGTTGCAACCACCAATCCGGGCAAATTGGCCGAGCTGACAGCGATGCTGGGCGAACTGGCCGAGCAGGTACTCTGGAAAACGCTGTCCGACTTTCCCCATCTGCCTGCCGTACCGGAAGACGGCGACACCTTCGCCGCCAACGCCCGCAAGAAGGCCCTCGGTTATGCCCGCGGCTCCGGACTGCTTACGCTGGCCGACGACTCCGGCCTGGTGATCGACGCCCTCGGCGGAAAGCCCGGCGTCCACAGTGCCCGCTTTGCCGCCGAGGACTATTCCATCCGTGGAGAACAGCCCGACCGCAAAACCATCGACCGGCTCAATTACGAAAAGGTGCTGCGTCTCCTCAAAGGAGTCCCCCCCCGGCAGCGCACAGCCCGTTTTGTCTGCCGGCTCTGTCTGGCCGATGCCGAGCAGGTGCTGCTGGAGACCGAAGGGACGGTCGAAGGATTCATTACAGAAGAGCCGCTGGGCGAAAACGGTTTCGGCTACGACCCAATTTTTTGGCTGCCGTCCTTGAAGAAAACCGCCGCCCAGCTTCCCGCAGAAGAGAAAAACCGCATTTCCCATCGGGCCCGGGCCGTCGGCAATTTGAAACCCCTGCTGGAAAACCTGCTCCGAACCCTCCGCTCCGGCTAA
- a CDS encoding glycosyltransferase, whose protein sequence is MSGLEILAAVLMAAQIVFTIQVINNTRYALQKYKRVRRYRTKAAVIVPCRGLDEAFEENIRSFFLQDYEPYVLLFVVEDEQDPAYPVLKQLMEQYRPQSRAEDVRLLTAGRASGCSQKLHNLLFAVRQADADTQVLAFADSDACVKPNWLSHLVYPLREPQAAKNGAATGYRWFVPKTPNWATLTLSAVNAKIAQLLGNTRFNLAWGGSMAIRVDTFRRLNLEQIWASALSDDLSLSEAVAKAGLKIAFVPACMSASYESVSWKELWEFGRRQFLITRVYRPRMWLFGLFSSVFAVFGLWGGVAAAVWTLRTGRPSWILLFWPAVFAFCQWIHAFLRQRMIGRLLEKDRECLRPAARADLALFWLFSIILLGVIAASAVGRTLVWRGIRYRLHGPMRVEILSAD, encoded by the coding sequence ATGAGCGGGCTGGAGATTTTAGCGGCGGTTCTGATGGCGGCTCAGATTGTCTTCACCATCCAGGTGATCAACAATACCCGCTATGCGCTTCAAAAATACAAACGGGTTCGCAGGTATCGCACCAAAGCGGCGGTCATTGTGCCCTGCCGAGGTCTGGATGAGGCATTTGAGGAAAATATCCGCTCGTTTTTTCTGCAGGATTATGAGCCGTATGTGCTGCTGTTTGTGGTGGAGGATGAGCAGGACCCGGCGTATCCGGTTCTGAAACAGCTGATGGAGCAATACCGTCCCCAAAGCCGGGCGGAAGATGTGCGGCTGCTGACGGCGGGGCGGGCGAGCGGATGCAGTCAGAAGCTGCATAATCTGCTTTTTGCGGTTCGGCAGGCCGATGCGGATACGCAGGTGCTGGCGTTTGCCGATTCGGATGCGTGCGTGAAACCGAACTGGCTCAGTCATCTGGTGTATCCGCTGCGGGAGCCCCAGGCGGCCAAAAACGGAGCTGCGACGGGGTATCGATGGTTTGTGCCGAAGACGCCGAATTGGGCGACGCTGACCCTCTCGGCGGTCAATGCCAAGATTGCCCAGCTGCTGGGCAATACGCGGTTTAACCTGGCCTGGGGCGGGTCGATGGCAATCCGGGTCGATACCTTCCGCCGGCTGAATCTGGAGCAGATTTGGGCTTCGGCTCTGAGCGATGACCTTTCCCTCAGTGAAGCTGTGGCAAAAGCGGGTCTGAAGATTGCTTTTGTCCCCGCGTGTATGTCGGCTTCCTATGAGTCGGTTTCGTGGAAGGAACTGTGGGAATTTGGGCGAAGACAGTTTCTGATTACGCGGGTGTATCGTCCGAGGATGTGGCTGTTCGGTCTTTTTTCTTCTGTATTCGCAGTGTTCGGGCTTTGGGGCGGGGTTGCGGCGGCGGTGTGGACACTGCGGACAGGCCGGCCGTCGTGGATTCTTCTTTTCTGGCCTGCTGTGTTTGCTTTTTGTCAGTGGATTCATGCCTTTTTGCGGCAGAGGATGATCGGGCGGCTGCTGGAAAAAGACCGAGAATGCCTGAGACCGGCGGCTCGGGCGGATTTGGCTTTGTTTTGGCTTTTTTCGATAATTCTGCTGGGGGTTATTGCAGCTTCGGCGGTCGGCAGGACGCTGGTTTGGCGGGGGATTCGCTATCGGCTGCACGGGCCGATGCGGGTGGAAATCCTTTCTGCTGATTAG